Proteins from a genomic interval of Cardiobacteriaceae bacterium TAE3-ERU3:
- a CDS encoding NupC/NupG family nucleoside CNT transporter codes for MSIAISFLGMATLILLAIIVSNNRRAINIRTVSLAFLLQFAIGALVLFVPIGQQALNKASEGVAWVIGFGNQGIEFLFGGLISDKMFEVFGGGGFIFALRVLPMIIFFSSLIAVLYYLGIMQWIIRILGGGLHKLLGTSRAESMSAAANIFVGQTEAPLVVKPFIARMTQSELFAVMSCGLASVAGSVLAGYAAMGVPLPYLLAASFMSAPGGLLFAKLIVPETEKPESNEHMVDTFTAEDEDAPTNVIDAAATGATTGMHIAMNVGAMLLAFIAIIALFNGIIGGIGGLFGADNLTLEQILGWIFAPLAWLIGATGNEAQLAGSFIGQKLVVNEFVAYSSFMEYLKDPATAAALSPKTQAIISFALCGFANFSSIAILVGGLTIMAPNRRKDVARFGIRALIAGTLSNLMSATIAGLFIGLAGTAALNLV; via the coding sequence ATGAGCATCGCTATTAGCTTTCTCGGTATGGCAACACTGATCCTTCTTGCCATCATCGTCTCCAATAACCGCCGTGCAATCAATATCCGTACGGTTTCACTGGCTTTTTTACTGCAATTCGCCATCGGCGCATTGGTGCTGTTTGTCCCAATCGGTCAACAGGCGCTGAATAAGGCATCAGAAGGTGTCGCATGGGTCATCGGCTTTGGTAATCAGGGTATTGAATTCCTGTTTGGCGGCTTGATTAGCGACAAAATGTTTGAAGTATTTGGCGGTGGTGGATTCATCTTTGCTCTGCGCGTACTGCCAATGATCATCTTTTTCTCGTCATTGATCGCTGTACTTTACTACCTCGGCATCATGCAGTGGATCATTCGTATTCTTGGTGGTGGCCTGCATAAACTACTCGGCACATCACGTGCTGAATCCATGTCTGCTGCAGCTAATATCTTTGTCGGCCAGACTGAAGCACCACTGGTGGTTAAGCCGTTTATCGCGCGCATGACTCAGTCCGAGCTGTTCGCCGTCATGAGCTGTGGTCTTGCTTCGGTTGCCGGTTCAGTACTCGCAGGTTATGCCGCGATGGGCGTTCCCCTGCCTTACCTGCTTGCAGCATCATTTATGTCTGCACCGGGCGGCTTGTTATTCGCCAAGCTGATCGTACCGGAAACAGAAAAGCCGGAAAGTAACGAACACATGGTCGATACGTTCACCGCTGAAGATGAAGATGCGCCTACAAACGTCATCGACGCTGCAGCAACTGGTGCAACTACCGGTATGCACATCGCCATGAACGTCGGCGCAATGTTGCTCGCCTTCATCGCGATCATTGCCCTGTTCAACGGTATCATTGGCGGAATCGGCGGCTTGTTTGGCGCTGACAACCTGACCCTTGAGCAAATCCTCGGCTGGATCTTCGCACCTTTGGCGTGGCTGATCGGCGCAACCGGTAATGAAGCACAGCTGGCTGGCTCGTTCATCGGCCAGAAGTTGGTCGTCAATGAATTTGTTGCCTACAGCTCATTCATGGAATACCTCAAAGATCCTGCGACTGCTGCGGCATTGAGTCCAAAAACACAAGCGATTATCTCTTTTGCGCTGTGTGGTTTCGCAAACTTCAGTTCAATCGCAATTCTGGTCGGCGGCCTGACCATTATGGCGCCAAATCGCCGTAAGGATGTCGCACGCTTTGGTATCCGCGCACTGATTGCCGGTACATTATCTAACCTGATGAGTGCGACCATTGCTGGTTTATTCATCGGTCTCGCTGGTACAGCAGCATTAAACCTCGTTTAA
- the menA gene encoding 1,4-dihydroxy-2-naphthoate octaprenyltransferase — translation MLRLSVLLALIRPRTLLLGIAVMLPGNAVAWRDGQFSVVLFALMLATTIALQSLSNIANDYGDGKRGTDDQRIGPVRMVASGALSLRAVRRCMWVCALLVLLLGASLLFLAFDQWVQVADFAVLGILSMLAAVGYTVGRYAYGYYGLGEIAVFVFFGLLAVMGSYYLQTHQINSSLWIVACGCGLFAAAVLMINNLRDLDNDRDAGKHTVAVFLGRKYALLLYGCVLFAGLLCYLMFALMARQWGVLLCIILMPMLIKHIHRLRLATSAHKVGAELPAIVVINLLVNGLFVVGTVLSALLFQ, via the coding sequence ATGCTGCGATTATCCGTTTTACTCGCGCTTATTCGCCCTCGCACGTTGTTGCTCGGTATTGCCGTTATGTTGCCCGGTAATGCGGTGGCGTGGCGTGATGGTCAGTTTAGTGTAGTGTTATTTGCCCTGATGCTGGCGACGACCATTGCTTTGCAATCTTTATCCAACATCGCTAACGATTATGGCGATGGCAAGCGCGGTACAGATGATCAGCGTATCGGGCCAGTTCGAATGGTTGCCAGTGGTGCATTGTCTTTGCGCGCTGTGCGGCGCTGTATGTGGGTATGTGCGCTATTGGTGTTGCTGCTCGGGGCGTCTCTGCTATTTCTTGCATTTGATCAGTGGGTGCAGGTCGCCGATTTTGCTGTTTTGGGTATTTTGTCGATGCTTGCCGCAGTTGGTTATACGGTTGGGCGCTATGCTTACGGCTATTACGGGCTTGGAGAAATTGCGGTATTTGTTTTTTTCGGCTTGCTTGCCGTGATGGGAAGTTATTACCTGCAGACGCATCAGATTAATTCAAGTCTGTGGATTGTGGCGTGTGGTTGTGGTTTGTTTGCGGCGGCTGTACTCATGATTAACAATTTGCGTGATCTGGATAATGATCGCGATGCCGGCAAGCATACTGTTGCGGTTTTTCTGGGTCGTAAGTATGCACTGTTACTTTATGGCTGTGTATTATTTGCTGGGTTACTGTGCTATTTGATGTTTGCATTGATGGCTCGGCAATGGGGTGTGCTGCTCTGCATTATTTTGATGCCAATGCTGATCAAACATATTCATCGCCTGCGACTCGCCACCAGCGCACATAAAGTTGGTGCAGAATTGCCGGCCATCGTGGTTATTAATCTGTTGGTCAATGGCTTGTTCGTGGTTGGGACTGTATTGTCGGCACTATTATTTCAATAA
- a CDS encoding glycine zipper 2TM domain-containing protein, translating into MIGKPNQARNAALGAAAGAAVGQLWGKDTEATVTGAVIGGLIGSQVNTPN; encoded by the coding sequence TTGATTGGCAAGCCTAATCAGGCGCGTAATGCTGCATTGGGTGCTGCAGCTGGTGCGGCTGTAGGGCAATTGTGGGGTAAAGATACTGAAGCGACGGTCACCGGTGCTGTAATTGGTGGTTTAATTGGCAGTCAGGTAAATACGCCAAATTAA
- a CDS encoding (deoxy)nucleoside triphosphate pyrophosphohydrolase, with translation MASGVAGSSTIHVVVGIVFNREGEVLIAQRPSDKSYAGYWEFPGGKVEQGESPGSALVRELREELGIDLQGCIFTHFMRGERDNILLDFYTAHPRQALAPQGLEGQAWKWAAVSSLDQYTFPEPNTEVIAKLRAGGLQK, from the coding sequence ATGGCGTCAGGAGTTGCTGGTTCGTCTACCATTCATGTCGTGGTTGGTATTGTGTTTAATCGTGAGGGCGAAGTGCTGATTGCACAGCGGCCCTCTGATAAATCCTATGCAGGCTACTGGGAATTTCCCGGCGGCAAAGTAGAACAGGGAGAGTCTCCCGGTAGCGCACTGGTACGAGAGCTGAGAGAAGAGCTTGGTATAGATTTGCAAGGCTGTATATTTACCCATTTCATGCGTGGAGAACGAGACAATATCTTGCTCGACTTTTATACAGCTCACCCTCGCCAAGCTTTGGCGCCGCAGGGCTTGGAAGGTCAAGCCTGGAAATGGGCAGCTGTCAGTAGTCTGGATCAATACACATTTCCCGAGCCCAATACGGAAGTAATTGCCAAGCTTCGTGCTGGTGGATTGCAAAAATAA
- a CDS encoding peptide chain release factor 3, which translates to MTDILSNDYRDRRTFAIISHPDAGKTTLTEKLLLFGGAIQLAGTVKGRKAARHATSDWMAMEQERGISVTSSVMQFPYNGKVINLLDTPGHEDFSEDTYRTLTAVDSALMVIDCAKGVEERTIKLMEVCRLRDTPIFTFINKLDREGRDPMSLIDEVEEVLKIDCAPVTWPIGMGRNLKGVYHLLEDKVFFYEPGKGSLVNVGEEVDGLDNPRLDELLPDMIDEFRDEVELIREASNSFDRDAYLRGELTPVFFGSAIGNFGIREMLNDFAEYAPSPLARKTTERDVAPSEDKFSGFVFKIQANMDPKHRDRIAFMRINSGQFSPGMKLRQVRLARDVKIPDALTFLAAERDHATSAVAGDIIGIHNHGTIRIGDTFTEGEDLQFVGIPDFAPELFRRVRLKDPLKMKALLKGLEQLCEEGATQFFKPMIGNDLILGAVGVLQFDVVQARLQTEYKVDCIFEGVNVATARWIEAPNDKALKQFVDKNQQNLAEDHYGQLVYVAPSRVNLQLTQERFPDITFSATRDHLAQ; encoded by the coding sequence ATGACTGACATTTTATCTAACGATTACAGAGATCGACGCACCTTCGCGATCATTAGTCACCCGGACGCAGGTAAAACCACATTGACTGAAAAGCTGCTGTTATTCGGTGGCGCGATTCAGTTGGCGGGTACGGTCAAGGGCCGTAAAGCTGCGCGCCATGCGACGTCCGACTGGATGGCGATGGAGCAGGAGCGTGGTATTTCTGTTACTTCGTCAGTGATGCAGTTCCCCTATAACGGCAAGGTGATAAACCTACTCGATACACCAGGACATGAGGATTTCTCTGAAGATACCTACCGTACTTTGACTGCGGTGGATTCCGCGCTGATGGTGATTGACTGTGCCAAGGGTGTCGAGGAACGTACCATCAAGCTGATGGAAGTGTGTCGCCTGCGTGATACGCCCATTTTTACCTTTATCAATAAGCTCGACCGCGAAGGTCGTGATCCGATGTCGTTGATCGACGAAGTTGAAGAAGTGCTTAAGATTGATTGCGCACCGGTGACGTGGCCAATCGGCATGGGGCGTAATTTGAAGGGCGTTTATCACCTGCTTGAAGACAAAGTATTCTTTTACGAGCCGGGTAAGGGCAGCTTGGTTAATGTCGGTGAGGAAGTCGATGGGCTCGATAATCCACGCCTCGATGAATTATTACCCGATATGATTGATGAGTTTCGTGATGAAGTTGAGCTGATTCGTGAGGCGAGTAACAGCTTCGATCGTGATGCTTATTTGCGCGGTGAACTAACGCCGGTATTTTTCGGTTCGGCGATTGGTAACTTCGGTATCCGCGAGATGCTCAATGACTTTGCTGAATATGCGCCATCGCCTTTGGCACGCAAGACGACTGAGCGCGATGTCGCACCGAGCGAAGATAAATTCAGCGGATTCGTGTTTAAAATCCAAGCGAATATGGATCCAAAACACCGCGATCGCATTGCCTTTATGCGCATCAATAGTGGGCAGTTCTCTCCAGGCATGAAGCTGCGCCAAGTGCGCCTCGCACGGGACGTGAAAATTCCTGATGCGTTGACTTTCCTCGCAGCTGAGCGTGACCACGCAACCAGTGCAGTAGCAGGCGATATTATCGGTATCCACAACCACGGCACGATCCGTATTGGGGATACTTTTACTGAAGGTGAAGATTTGCAGTTTGTCGGCATTCCCGACTTCGCGCCAGAACTGTTCCGCCGTGTGCGCTTAAAAGACCCACTTAAAATGAAGGCACTGCTCAAAGGCTTGGAGCAGCTTTGTGAAGAAGGCGCGACGCAGTTTTTCAAGCCAATGATCGGCAATGATTTGATCCTTGGTGCGGTTGGTGTCCTGCAATTTGACGTGGTGCAAGCGCGCTTACAGACCGAGTACAAGGTTGATTGTATTTTTGAGGGCGTCAACGTCGCGACAGCACGCTGGATTGAAGCGCCAAACGACAAGGCACTCAAGCAGTTCGTTGATAAAAATCAGCAGAATCTCGCCGAAGATCACTACGGGCAGCTGGTATACGTTGCGCCGTCGCGGGTCAATTTACAGCTGACCCAAGAGCGTTTCCCGGATATTACGTTCTCGGCGACGCGCGACCATTTGGCACAATAA
- a CDS encoding MATE family efflux transporter — MEGQHIARFTKGSLWRHITVMSLTNATGMVMVFLADFVDIFFIAQLGVAELAAGVGFAGTVLFFVRSLAVAMGIATSVLVSRYLGMNDRDGAARMATNTPLLALLIIACVATVVFIWRSTLLGWVGATGTTLEYAANYLAIVIPGTLMMTLGMCGGQIIRAMGEAKQAMWIPIAAGLVNVALDPLFIFVFGWGLQGAAWATVLSQATMMLLTWWIIIFRHRMVTRSSVREWIDGVRPTLEIAVPSMLTSLAAPVSTAFVSRMMAQFGDSAIAAFAVVMRLVPVSLAVVFALSSAVAPIVGQNAGAGQFDRVRQTLNVAFKFNWLVVAIVTALLFCLRHILPELFSLSGDAAALMVFFCSGMTLLFGFDGMVFFLNATFNNLGRPLYSTLVNVGRVFLGVVPMVYIGQHFWGANGVLLGFMAECVVVSFISWFVATRLIGRYQRGELVLGRQRRRDQRRVVALWPFTKRWPS, encoded by the coding sequence ATGGAAGGGCAGCACATCGCACGTTTCACCAAAGGCAGCTTATGGCGCCATATCACGGTGATGTCTCTGACCAATGCCACCGGTATGGTCATGGTGTTTCTAGCTGACTTTGTCGATATTTTCTTTATTGCCCAACTTGGTGTTGCTGAACTCGCGGCGGGGGTCGGCTTTGCCGGAACAGTGCTATTTTTTGTACGTTCATTAGCGGTGGCGATGGGTATTGCCACCAGTGTGCTGGTGTCGCGTTACCTCGGGATGAATGATCGCGATGGTGCAGCGCGGATGGCGACCAATACGCCATTGCTCGCGCTATTGATTATTGCCTGTGTGGCGACTGTGGTATTTATTTGGCGCAGCACGTTGCTTGGCTGGGTCGGTGCGACGGGTACGACACTTGAATATGCGGCGAATTATCTTGCGATCGTGATTCCTGGTACGCTGATGATGACGCTTGGCATGTGTGGCGGGCAAATTATTCGCGCGATGGGTGAAGCCAAGCAGGCGATGTGGATTCCGATAGCGGCCGGCTTGGTTAACGTTGCACTTGATCCGTTGTTTATCTTCGTCTTTGGTTGGGGATTGCAAGGTGCAGCGTGGGCGACGGTACTGTCGCAGGCGACGATGATGTTGCTGACGTGGTGGATCATCATTTTCCGCCATCGCATGGTTACGCGCAGTAGTGTACGTGAATGGATTGATGGCGTGCGCCCGACGCTCGAAATTGCCGTACCGTCGATGCTGACTAGCCTCGCAGCACCCGTCAGTACCGCATTTGTATCGCGCATGATGGCGCAGTTTGGCGACAGTGCGATTGCGGCCTTTGCCGTGGTTATGCGCTTGGTGCCGGTCAGCCTTGCGGTGGTTTTTGCTCTCTCGAGTGCGGTCGCGCCAATCGTTGGGCAAAATGCCGGTGCCGGGCAATTCGACCGTGTACGACAAACCCTGAATGTCGCGTTCAAGTTTAATTGGCTGGTGGTTGCGATTGTCACTGCATTGCTGTTTTGCCTGCGTCATATTTTGCCGGAGCTGTTTTCACTCAGTGGTGATGCAGCTGCGCTGATGGTGTTCTTTTGCAGCGGTATGACGCTGCTATTTGGCTTTGATGGTATGGTATTTTTCCTCAATGCAACTTTTAACAACCTCGGTCGTCCGCTGTATTCGACGCTGGTTAATGTTGGTCGTGTGTTTCTCGGCGTGGTGCCGATGGTCTATATCGGGCAGCATTTCTGGGGGGCTAATGGTGTATTGCTCGGTTTTATGGCGGAATGTGTTGTGGTCAGCTTTATCAGCTGGTTTGTCGCTACACGTTTGATTGGGCGCTATCAGCGCGGTGAATTGGTGCTTGGGCGTCAGCGTCGCCGTGATCAGCGTCGTGTTGTCGCGCTGTGGCCGTTTACCAAGCGGTGGCCATCATGA
- the deoA gene encoding thymidine phosphorylase: MARLLPQEIIRKKRDHGVLTDEEIAFFVRGVTDESISEGQIAALCMAIFFNDLNIDERTALTLAMRDSGDSLDWQNAGLNGPVVDKHSTGGVGDVVSLMLAPMIAACGGYVPMISGRGLGHTGGTLDKLESIPGFGMYPSSDELRHIVKNVGCAIIGQTGNLAPADRKIYATRDVTATVESISLITASILSKKLAEGLDSLVMDVKVGNGAFMPTYEKSQALAQSIVDVANHAGCNTTALLTDMNQVLASSAGNAVEVAEAVRFLRNENVNPRLKEITMALCAEILVNADLAGTRDEARNSLQTVLDNGKAAERFDHMVIAQGGPDNFCSSYKRHLGQAKIIKPLMAPQAGFISSVDTRGVGVAVINLGGGRRLAADKINHKVGFDDILGLGSAVDSQTPIVTIHADSEDDWEQAAQDYLAAITISDSKPEDNPMVYETITASN; this comes from the coding sequence ATGGCACGTTTACTACCACAGGAAATTATCCGTAAAAAACGCGACCACGGCGTCCTCACTGACGAAGAAATTGCCTTTTTCGTACGCGGCGTCACCGATGAAAGTATCAGTGAAGGGCAAATTGCTGCACTGTGCATGGCGATCTTTTTCAATGACCTCAATATTGACGAACGCACTGCTCTGACGCTTGCCATGCGCGACAGTGGCGATTCATTGGACTGGCAAAATGCCGGCCTCAATGGTCCGGTCGTCGATAAGCACTCAACCGGCGGCGTCGGTGACGTTGTCTCGCTGATGCTTGCGCCAATGATCGCAGCATGTGGCGGCTACGTACCGATGATTTCCGGCCGTGGTCTTGGCCACACCGGCGGTACGCTGGATAAGCTCGAATCTATCCCCGGCTTCGGTATGTACCCAAGCTCGGATGAACTGCGTCACATCGTCAAAAACGTCGGCTGTGCGATTATCGGACAAACCGGTAACCTTGCCCCAGCCGACCGCAAAATCTATGCGACCCGCGACGTCACAGCCACAGTCGAATCCATCTCACTGATTACCGCGTCAATTTTGTCGAAGAAGCTCGCTGAAGGGCTCGATAGCTTGGTTATGGACGTCAAGGTCGGCAACGGTGCATTCATGCCTACCTACGAGAAATCACAGGCGCTCGCACAATCAATTGTCGATGTTGCTAACCACGCTGGTTGTAATACCACCGCCCTACTTACCGACATGAATCAGGTACTCGCTTCAAGCGCTGGTAATGCCGTCGAAGTTGCCGAAGCAGTACGCTTCCTGCGCAATGAGAACGTCAATCCACGTCTGAAAGAAATCACCATGGCGCTGTGTGCAGAAATTCTTGTCAATGCTGATTTGGCTGGCACTCGTGATGAAGCGCGCAATTCACTGCAAACCGTTCTCGACAATGGTAAAGCAGCTGAGCGCTTTGATCATATGGTCATCGCTCAAGGCGGGCCGGATAACTTCTGTAGCAGCTACAAGCGTCACCTCGGTCAGGCCAAAATCATCAAGCCATTGATGGCTCCACAAGCTGGCTTCATCAGCAGCGTTGATACGCGTGGCGTTGGTGTTGCGGTGATCAACCTTGGTGGTGGTCGCCGCCTCGCAGCGGACAAAATCAACCACAAAGTTGGTTTTGACGATATCCTCGGCCTTGGTAGCGCCGTTGACAGTCAGACTCCAATTGTCACTATCCATGCAGACAGTGAGGACGACTGGGAGCAGGCTGCACAAGATTATCTCGCAGCAATCACCATCAGCGACAGTAAACCAGAAGATAATCCGATGGTTTACGAGACGATCACAGCCAGTAATTAA
- the deoC gene encoding deoxyribose-phosphate aldolase, which translates to MSTFNAQQIVALIDLTSLNETDTPADIHKLCSKASNSAGTVAAVCVYPHLIKAAREGLEKANISGVAIATVVNFPHGRDSVEKTVHETRKAIEHGADEIDVVLPYEAMMKGDEQHASELLTAVCQEAHAHKRLVKVILETGALETEENIIRACELSIEAGTDFLKTSTGKIKVGATPEAVDLMIESINAEHVTREVGIKISGGVRTQADAQNYLELIESRMSDSWINPQHVRIGASSLLDELLQNNQIG; encoded by the coding sequence ATGAGCACATTTAACGCCCAACAAATCGTAGCGTTGATTGATCTTACGTCACTCAACGAAACAGACACCCCGGCTGACATCCACAAGCTGTGCAGCAAAGCTAGCAATAGCGCGGGAACCGTCGCCGCAGTGTGCGTCTACCCACACCTGATTAAAGCTGCTCGCGAAGGCCTCGAAAAAGCAAATATCAGTGGCGTTGCCATCGCCACTGTGGTCAATTTTCCTCACGGCCGTGATTCGGTTGAAAAAACCGTCCACGAGACGCGCAAAGCCATTGAACACGGTGCAGATGAAATCGACGTCGTTCTGCCTTATGAGGCAATGATGAAGGGTGATGAACAGCATGCCAGCGAGTTGCTCACCGCCGTCTGCCAAGAAGCGCACGCGCATAAGCGACTGGTCAAAGTCATTCTCGAAACAGGCGCATTGGAAACAGAAGAAAATATTATCCGCGCCTGTGAACTCTCTATTGAAGCAGGTACTGACTTCCTCAAAACGTCAACTGGCAAAATCAAGGTTGGTGCAACACCCGAAGCCGTTGACTTGATGATTGAATCCATTAATGCCGAACACGTCACCCGTGAAGTTGGCATCAAAATTTCCGGCGGCGTACGCACTCAGGCAGATGCACAAAACTATCTCGAACTGATTGAGTCGCGCATGAGCGATAGCTGGATTAACCCGCAGCATGTGCGTATCGGTGCATCATCGCTACTTGATGAGCTGCTGCAAAATAACCAAATCGGTTAA
- a CDS encoding ATP-binding protein produces the protein MMNEEVTQLNQVLETGRAFARLRWQNSAYLLPVTVRDDVQLDDLLGIEQHKQAVSDNIARFLNGKSYNHMLLWGARGTGKSSLVRALFHANERLAMIQLACDDLEDLAFLLWVLGERRGQHYLVYIDDLSFAADDGSYRALKAVLDGSLQGIPDNVMLCVTSNRRHLLAEYHRGDDAVHPEEDVEEHISLSERFGLRVSFHPLSQQAYLDAVAHWLAQDHRDADEHSRRAALQFALARGSRSARVAEQFVRQYRG, from the coding sequence ATGATGAATGAGGAAGTGACTCAGCTGAATCAGGTTCTTGAAACCGGGCGTGCTTTTGCTCGCCTGCGTTGGCAGAACAGTGCATATTTGCTGCCAGTGACGGTGCGTGATGACGTACAGCTTGATGACTTGCTCGGCATTGAGCAACACAAGCAGGCTGTGAGCGATAATATTGCGCGCTTCCTCAATGGAAAAAGCTATAACCATATGCTGCTGTGGGGGGCTCGCGGCACGGGGAAATCCTCGCTGGTTCGTGCATTGTTTCACGCCAATGAAAGGCTGGCGATGATTCAGCTGGCCTGTGATGATCTCGAAGATCTGGCTTTTTTGCTGTGGGTGCTCGGTGAACGCCGTGGCCAGCATTATTTGGTCTATATTGATGATTTATCTTTTGCTGCTGATGATGGCAGCTATCGTGCGCTAAAAGCAGTGCTTGATGGCTCATTGCAGGGCATTCCCGATAACGTCATGCTCTGTGTGACGTCAAATCGTCGCCATTTGCTCGCTGAATATCATCGCGGTGACGATGCGGTGCATCCTGAGGAAGACGTTGAGGAACACATTTCCCTCTCAGAGCGCTTTGGCCTGCGCGTTTCATTTCATCCTCTCTCCCAGCAGGCCTACCTCGATGCGGTGGCACATTGGCTGGCTCAAGATCATCGAGATGCTGATGAACACAGCCGCCGTGCGGCATTGCAGTTTGCATTGGCGCGTGGCTCGCGCAGTGCGCGCGTCGCAGAGCAGTTTGTGCGTCAGTACCGAGGCTGA
- a CDS encoding tRNA (cytidine(34)-2'-O)-methyltransferase has protein sequence MMHVALFQPQIPPNTGNIIRLCANTATTLHLIHPLGFVWDDKRLRRAGMDYAEFAAVQHHDNWAQFATAMHGKTIWALTTRGQRSVYDATFSAGDVLLFGSETAGLSAEVHAFLPDVQKLRLPMHAESRSMNLSNAAAVVLYEALRQTGFDGLR, from the coding sequence ATGATGCATGTTGCTTTATTTCAACCGCAAATCCCGCCCAATACCGGCAATATCATCCGCCTGTGTGCCAATACTGCGACAACGTTGCACTTGATCCATCCGCTTGGTTTTGTGTGGGACGATAAGCGCCTGCGCCGTGCGGGTATGGACTATGCAGAATTTGCTGCCGTGCAGCATCACGATAATTGGGCACAATTCGCTACAGCCATGCACGGTAAAACCATTTGGGCATTGACCACACGCGGCCAGCGTAGTGTCTATGATGCTACTTTTAGCGCAGGTGATGTCCTGCTGTTTGGCAGTGAAACAGCGGGATTGAGTGCAGAAGTTCATGCTTTTCTACCGGATGTACAAAAATTGCGCTTACCAATGCATGCAGAATCACGCAGTATGAATTTATCCAATGCCGCGGCGGTCGTGCTTTATGAAGCACTGCGCCAAACCGGCTTTGATGGTTTGCGCTGA
- a CDS encoding TRAM domain-containing protein, with protein MNSEAVIESLDYQGRGVARLDGKAVFVSGALPGERVRIHITRDKKRFAEAQTKAVLSAAPMRVEPSCVYYNSCGGCDLQHSDADWQIEAKQQLWLEQLERLGGVRPEVILPALSGDPWHYRSRARLSVAYVGGAVLLGFKGRQSHRVVDVDSCLVLDARISEAFPALRTLLAALLPLKVEEVSLNVGDSAVVVGLKSQQWHKKATQAVLGWQEQQAQEWQVWRHGHGYVEPVQEPALTFSPTVHTQLPFTPDDFTQVNAAMNQAMVAQALSLLSIEHGQRILDLFCGLGNFAVPMAKVGANVLAIEGVQAMVNRLRETAKTQNLADQLTAERADLFAVTAKDIQRWGKADAWLLDPPRAGAQAVVEALAKKSMPQKIVYVSCNPSTLARDAKVLVGKGYRAAQGGIINMFPQTAHVESMVMFLRD; from the coding sequence ATGAACAGTGAAGCAGTGATCGAATCACTGGATTATCAAGGGCGTGGCGTTGCTCGACTCGATGGTAAAGCAGTATTCGTCAGTGGTGCTTTGCCCGGTGAACGGGTACGTATCCACATCACACGTGATAAAAAGCGTTTTGCAGAAGCACAAACCAAAGCAGTACTCTCCGCTGCGCCAATGCGCGTTGAGCCGAGCTGTGTGTATTACAATAGCTGCGGAGGCTGTGATTTGCAGCACAGTGATGCAGATTGGCAAATTGAAGCCAAGCAGCAATTATGGCTGGAGCAGCTTGAGCGCTTGGGTGGTGTGCGGCCGGAAGTAATTTTGCCAGCACTTTCCGGTGACCCCTGGCATTACCGCAGCCGTGCGCGCTTGTCAGTCGCTTATGTTGGTGGGGCAGTTTTGCTTGGCTTCAAAGGGCGACAGTCACACCGTGTGGTTGATGTGGATAGTTGTCTGGTACTTGATGCACGTATCAGTGAGGCTTTTCCTGCATTGCGTACTCTTCTTGCCGCGCTGCTTCCGCTGAAAGTAGAGGAGGTGTCACTAAACGTCGGTGATAGTGCAGTGGTGGTTGGGCTGAAATCACAGCAATGGCACAAAAAAGCGACACAAGCCGTCCTCGGCTGGCAAGAGCAACAAGCGCAAGAATGGCAAGTCTGGCGGCATGGGCATGGCTATGTAGAGCCAGTACAAGAGCCAGCATTGACCTTTAGCCCTACAGTACATACACAGCTGCCTTTTACCCCTGATGACTTTACCCAAGTCAATGCCGCAATGAATCAGGCGATGGTTGCGCAAGCATTGTCGCTTTTGTCTATTGAGCATGGACAGCGGATTTTGGATCTATTCTGCGGTCTGGGCAATTTTGCCGTGCCAATGGCAAAAGTCGGTGCAAATGTGTTAGCGATCGAAGGTGTGCAAGCAATGGTCAATCGTCTGCGGGAAACGGCTAAGACGCAAAATTTAGCAGATCAACTGACTGCTGAACGTGCAGATTTGTTTGCTGTGACGGCAAAAGATATTCAGCGCTGGGGCAAAGCAGATGCGTGGCTGCTCGATCCGCCGCGTGCAGGTGCGCAGGCAGTGGTTGAGGCATTAGCGAAGAAAAGCATGCCTCAGAAAATCGTTTATGTGTCGTGCAATCCATCAACCTTGGCACGCGATGCCAAAGTGCTGGTTGGGAAAGGCTATCGTGCAGCGCAGGGTGGTATCATCAATATGTTTCCGCAAACAGCACATGTGGAAAGTATGGTGATGTTTCTGCGCGATTAA